The genomic region CCTCTTGCTGATCATATTGATTTTCAAATTCAGGCTGTGTCTGTTGATCCTGCAGTTCCAGTACACCAGCCAGCGCATTCGTTGCTGTCTCATTACCGATATCCAGTCCAAACAGTGCTTCATTGTCCAGACCTACCGACTGCATAAGCTGCTGAACCTCCAGCATTGCTTCCTGCCTTTTCAGCTCTGCCAGTTGCTCCAGTGTATCTGCACTCACCTGACGAATGGCATTCCAGATCTCTTCACTTAGATGTGCCGTACCCACAATACCTGCATTCAAATGACTGGAAGTGATACTTTGATCACTTAATTTGCTGCCATCAATCGCTCGGTCAGCCAAATGCACAGCGGATATCGCTCCTGGAGCTAATTTACTGCCATCCACACTACCATCTGCCAATTTGGAACCCGCTACTGCTCCATCCTGGAGGTTAACCGTACCTACCGCGTCCTCTTCCAAGTGAAGCGCACCAATACTTCCCTCTTGAATGTGATCCGCACGGATTGCGCCTTCTTCAATATGAGAAGATTGCACACTTTCGTCTGCAAGATGAACACTTGATACCGCACCCTCGGCTAATTTGCTGCCATCGATCGCATGGTCAGCCAAATGCACAGAAGATATCGCGCCTGCGGCCAGTTTACTACCATCCACACTACCGTCAGCGAGTTTGGAATCCGTTACTGCTCCATCCTGAAGATGCTCCGTGCTTACCGCTTCCTCTTCCAAGTGAAGCGCACCAATACTTCCCTCTTGAATGTGATCCGCACGGATCGCTCCTTCTTCGATGTGAATCGATTGCACACTTTCATATGCCAGATGTCTGCTCGATATCGCACCCGCAGCTATTTTTGTTCCGTCTACACCGCCTGTCGCCAGTTTAGATCGGGTCACGGATTCTTCCTGTAAAATAATCGTACTCACCGATTCTTCTTCCAGATGAGAAGTACCAATGCTCCGCTCCTGAATGTGGTGAGGAAGGATCGCCCCATCCTGCACATGGCGGGATTGTACCGCTCCTTGCTGAAGATGATTTGCGCCAAGCGCCTCCGCCTGAAGATGCAGTCCACTGATCAGACCTGGTTGCAGATGTGCTTCCGTTACGGATAAAGGCGCCAGATGATCTGTTTGCACAGAGGATGGCGTGAGATGTTGTGATGTTATTGCCTGCCCTACGATATGATCTCCATGAATAATGTCTTCTTTCAGATGTTGGGAGTTCACGACCTGAGCAGCCAAATGATCCGATGTTACACTTCCTCCAGCCAGATGAATGGAATCGACCGAACCAGGCTGAAGGTGATCACTGCTTACCGCACCATGCTGTAATTCCACTCCAGTTACCGAATCTGCTGCCAGATGCTCTGAAGACAACGTACCTTGCCGCAGTTTGTTGCCTGTAATACTGCCATCTGCAAACAACTCCGGCGACCGGATCTCATCAGCCAGATGCTCCAGGGAAACGGCATGTTGCTTCAGATGATAACCACGAATCGTTCCGGCAGGAATATGCTTGGCGACGATACTTTCAGCCAGGATTTTAGAAGAAGTAACACTGCCATCGGCCAGTTTCGCTGATGTAACTGCCAAGTCAGCCAGTTTGTCAGTAGAGACACTCTCTGGTGAAAGTTTAGGAGAAGTAACCGCATGGTCCGTCAGATGCGGCGGGAAAATGGACCCTCCAGCCAATTGGGCTGAGGTCACACTGCCCGGGGCCATTTTATCCGTAGTGATTGCACCGCGAGACACCGCCTCCGTATGAACACTGCCCGGTTGAAGATGGGGTGTGCTCACCGAGTGCTCCGTAAGGTGCTCGGACTTCACAGAATAAGGTCTCAGTGCTTCGGAACCTACACTGCCTTGAGCCAGATGCGCACCTGTAACACCTCCATTCGCGAGATGGGTCGATGTTACGCTGCCCGGAGCCAATGCTTTGCTTATGACAGAGGCAGGCCCCAGTTTCTCGGCTGTAACACTGGTATCCGCGAGCTTCGCACTTGTTACCGCTCCGTCCTGCAATTCAAATGTACCTACGGATGACTCGGCCAAGTGCTTCTCCAGCACGACACCTTCGCCCAAAGCCTCAGCAGACACACTTCCCGCGGAGAAATGAGAAGCTTCAATGCTTCCACTAGCAATATGAATCGAGTGAATGGCTGAATTATCCACATGCACAGGGGTTATGCCTCGATTCGCGATATGCTCTGCACGAATGGACCCTTTGGCCAGATGTTTACCTTGTACGGCTTCATCGGCAATTTTGGAAGCAATGATGCTCTGGTCAGCGATCTTGGAAGCCGTAATGGCCTGTTCCAGCAATTTCGCTGTTCCGACAGACTGGTCTGCCAGCTTGCTGCTGTTGACCGCACTATCCACCAGATGCTCACTGCTTATTTCTCCATGCCCAATCTGCTCGCTGCCTATAGCGAGCGCTCGAATCTGAGCGGAGCCGATGGAACCATCCACCAGATGCCTTCCGCTTAATGAATTCTCGGCAATGTGTCTGGTCTGAATCGCCCCGTCCTCAATCTGCTCACTTCCAATACTGCTGGCAGACAGTTGGGAACGCCCCACAATCCCTTCCGCCAAATGTGCCTGTTTAACTGCACCGGACTGAATGTGGTGTGATTCGATGGATTGCTCTTCAATCTTGCTGCCCGTCACAGCACCCTCACGAATTTTGGCCGATGTCACCGCATCATCAGCCAGCTTCGATGTATGAATGACTCCACCCGATAAATGGCGGGTCTCGATCCCACTGATGGCAATCTTATCACCAGTGACCGCATGATTTTTGATTAATTCTTCGGTAACCAGCAAGCGGCTAAGATGCCTTGTATTGATGGAACCGTCGGCAATTTTGGCGGAATCAATGACTTGATTGCCGAGCTTCTGCGAAGTGATGCTGCCATCCCTGATTTTATCCCCACCAATGGAAGCATTCCGGATTTTGTGACCTGACACGGAGCCATCAATCAGATGTTCTTCCGATACAGACGCTTCTGCCAGTTTCGCAGATACAATTGCACCATCCGCGATGTGGATGCTGGTCACTGCATAATCCTGTAACGCTTCACTTCCGACAGCACCTGGTTTCAGCTTGGATGCATCCACCGAGAAGGGAGCCAGCCGACTCTCCGTAACAGCGAACTCACTGAGATCATCCGTGTAGATGTAGTGTCCGGTATGTCCCGGCATCTGATTCTGATTCAGGATCTCTAGCCGATCCTTGCTCTTTGTCTCCTTCTTGCTACTCTGTTCTTCCAGGGAAAGAGGAGCAATACTGCTTACCTGAATTTCTTTCTCCGTGACCACTGGAGCACTCACTTCCTGGTTCACTGACTCTACAGGTTCAGGCTTCGGGGTGTCAGCCAATTTCTCTTGCACAGGCTCGTTCGTAGCTGAACGAACCTCTGTACTTTCGGGAGAAGCTTCAGCTGAATCTTGAATGCTCTTGGGAGCAGGTACATCTGTATTCAGGCGTTCTCCCCTATTCGGTATCAGCCCTGATTTTGTTGGATCCACTCGGCGATCAGTCAGTTCCAATTCCTTGAATTTCGGGCTCACATGCCGCAGTTTCGGCGTCAGAACCTTCTTTTTGCCATTTTTACTCATGCAGCTTGCTCCTTCCTCTAACGTTCGTCTCCGGCATCATATGCTTCCATATGGGCATCTGCCACTTCAATTGTGACTTTTGCAGATTCCAGAGCACGGATGTACAGGCTTCAAGACAGGAAGGTTCGATGAGCTTCGTGGAAATAGGCGTGTCAGGGTGGTAGTGGAAAGGCGGCTGTCCACGCCCCCGTCCCAGTCATGTCATAGAATATTATGTCTAAGCAAACACTGGTGCATGGCTATGCATCTACACACCGGTCTGCGTTATCGCGATGTCAGAGCCATGCGGTGACAGGCCGGCATTCCATGAATGGACGATCCATGTCGCGATAACATCGAAGGAGGAACGGTCATGCCCCAAGAAACGATCGGCATTATGTTCGATTCACGCATGTACCGGGGGATACCGGCCGGAAGGACCGGTCAGGAATCACTCGCGAATTATGAACAGGCAGCGGCCAGTTATGGATTAACTCCCTGCTTTTTGCGGCTGGAAGATATTGATTCGGATCGTAAGACATGTGTTGCCTATGTAAAAAAGGAAGGTAAATATGTCCGTGAGCGCATGCCATTGCCCTCCGTCATTCATAACCGATCACTCCAGCTTCGCCGGGCGGAACAGCATCAGATCACCAAGCTGATGTTGCAGGGTATTCAGGTATTCAACGTTCGCAACCGGTACCGTAAAGATCACATTCATGACATGCTTCATCAGGACTTCGCCTTGCGAGAACATCTGCCCCATGCAGTTAAAGCTACGCCTGAGTCTCTGACCTATATGATGGAACATTATGATGACCTCGTCATCAAACCCTGTAGTGGCAGTATTGGTCATGGTATTATGCGAGTCTTTCAGCGAGATGGACAGTGGAAACTGACCTGTGAGACAAAAGCTGCACGCAAAGGATGGGCTACATTCCGATTGAGCAAAGGACAGCTTCCTTCCTCCACCCTACGGCGTATCTTTCGTCATGCCTACCTCATTGAAGAACGTATCCCGCTGGTGCGTTATGAGGGTAGGCCGGTCGATCTGCGGGTATCCGTACAGCGTGGTAGCGATGGTCTGTGGGGAATTACAGGCATGTTTGCCAAAGCCGCTCCTGCTCATACGTTTGTCACCAACATCGCCCAGGGCGGTAAAGTCATGAAGCTCGCGGAGGCCCTTGGAGCAGTATATTCAGACTTCGATTTGGCTCGACTGGAGCACAGAATCGGATTTGTTGCACTCCGAATTGCCCAAAACCTGGCCGCCAGTCTGCCACACCTGGCTGATCTGGGCCTTGATCTCGGAATTACGCGTAGCGGCCAGATCTATTTTATTGAATGCAATGGACGGGATCAGCGCTACGGTTTTCGTAAAGCCGGCATGTCGGAACACTGGAAGACCACATACAGTAAACCGATGGCCTATGGACGTCTGTTGCTGGAGCAGAATTCGAGAATTCCGAGACAACCGCAGACATACGATAGGGGATCATATTGATTTCGCGTGCATTCTGTGTCAATATTATGCAGAACGGCCGGTCATGCCGGCCTTGAAGTTCGCATTAACCCTAAGGGGGATATTCATGGCAAAAACGCTGTTGCGATTAATGACCGAGCTTTCTTCGCGCAAATGGATCTCCCGGACTGTGGGAGCCTTCTCCAAAAGCCGGGGAAGCAAGGCATTTATCCCTTATTTTGTCCGGACCTACGACATCCCTGTTCAGGAGGCCGAGAAAGACTGGAAGGAATACCGTTCACTGAACGATTTCTTTACCCGCAAATTAAAACCGGGCATGCGCCCGTTGGAACTTTCAGAGCATGCACTGATCAGTCCGGTCGATGCCAAGATTACGGCAGCCGGTCCGATATCTGCAGGGACACTCCTGAATGTTAAGGGACAAAATTATACACTTGCTGAATTATTAAACCATTCTCCCCATCTGGAGAAGTACAAGCACGGCTACGGGTTCGTCCTCTATCTCAGCCCTCGCGACTATCACCGCATTCATGCACCTGTCAGCGGCCGCAAAATAGAGAGCGAGCACATCAAAGGCAAAGTTTATCCCGTGAATGACTTTGGCCTGACCCATATGAGATCCGTGCTTAGTCGAAACGAACGGCTCATTACGTATATCGCACACGATTACGGTGAAGTGGCGGTTGTCAAAGTAGGTGCGATGAACGTGAGTAGCATACAATATGCGGACACGGACACAAGTACCTGGGCACAGGGCGATGATCTGGCCTATTTTGAATTCGGTTCCACTGTTGTTCTGTTGACGCAGAGTGGCACATTCGAACCGAAACCGGGCTTACAGCCAGGCGATTCGGTCAAAATGGGCGCATTGCTTGGTCGTTTGAAACCGAAGAACTAATGAGTCATACGCAAATAAAGAGGATGGCGCAGCACCTGTAACCAGGTATTGCGCCATCCTCTTTATGCATTCATATTCATCCATGTATACATACAGTACGAAGCTATGCTCCGTCGTTATTGGTCTGCTGAGTTCTCCTCAAAACCACACATCTTGCAAGTCCTCTGCCGGTTTGAAGCGGCGCAGACGGTTCCGGAAAATATTGCATCCCTTCGTAGAGCATCCCCGGTTGCGGACCCGACGTTTTCCGTTCATCACAAGTTCCCCCTTTTGGTCATCTGGAATGCTAGATAATTACCCTTGCGTTCCAGACTTGAAACGTTGTCATGTTCTTCCCATCAGAATTCTAACGAATCTCGGATGGGCTTTTGCCTGTATACTGCTTGAACTGACGACTGAAGAAGAAAATATCCCGGTATCCCAGAGCATCTGCCACTTCGGTCACATTCATGCCGGTATGCACCAGCAGATGTTCTGCCCGTTCAATACGCATACGGATAATATAAGATTGCACCGATGATCCAACCAGTTCCTTGAACTTGATCGAGAAGTATCGGGGTGATAAGCCAGCCCGTGCAGCCAGATCTTCCACCCGATGCGTAATCCCGGGATGCTGACGCACATAATTGGCGACCTCCTGGATCACATCGGATAACTGGTTGCTAACCTTTTTCTCCACAGGTTCTTCCGTATCGGCGCGCAGCAAATGAATCATCAGCTGTTTTAGAATCAATCGACTCTCTTCATCACGTCCGTACACATCCGATAAGAACAGTCTTACATAACGTGCCAACAAATGCTCAAATTCCACCGTTTCCTGTACCTCACGATAGGACTGGGGAACATCAGTAACAGGCTCGTCCACATCAAAGTGAATATACGTAAGTACCAACGGTTTTTGCTTATTATGTGTTGCCGTAGGATGATCGCCTGGTCTGAACAAAAAACAACTACCCTTCCCAACTTCATAGGACTGGTCATTCAGTACAAGCGTTCCTTCACCACTCCATACATAAAATAAATCATAGTTTTGCATCGGTTTTTCCCGTTTCTGCCACTTCCAGCCCGGTTCACAGACAATTTTGGCGACAGCGGGCAAAATAACAAATGATGACGGCGATGCCTGCAGCATGTCGCCACTCCCCCTTGATAGTTAATCTCTCTGCATATGGCATCATTCTGATCTGAATCTCACTTCTTCAATCAAGGCCATATGTATTTCAGTATCTATAGAAATTGAACTAAAGAACATTTACACTTGCCACTCCGATGACAGAACAACCTTCCGATCGCTGTTATCCCCAGATTTTTTGATTCACTTTTTCAAAGGTGAAAATCTGACGATAGCGTATGCTTCCGATGTAGCTTTCCTTCAGAAAGCTTTTAGGCGAACGCTCCGCTTCTTCAGGTTATTTCTGCCCTCTACATTTTCGTGTAAATAATTAGTTCAACTTGTATAGCATCATTCAATCCAACTTGCTCATATATAATCTCTGCTCCTACAGGAGCGAAATGTCTTATCCCATTATACAGCGGAATTCACTGAAACGAAAATGTGCACTTCTCCCAGGCTAGCCGCATTCGCCGGATTCCCTCTATTATCTCTTCTTTCTCCAGATGTGCAAAAGCAAAGCAGGCCGCCGGATGACCTGAAGTCAGCCGATATCGCTCTCCATCACGGAACAGTATGCCATCCTCCTCAGCAAGCTTTTTAAATTGCTGATAACTGTCCACATTGCCATTCCAGGTAGCATAGATATGCAGTCCTGCATCACCAAGCTGCATGGTGAATGCCTCCGGCAACTGTAGCTGCATCTCTCGCACAAAGAAATCATGCCGTTCCCCATATAAACGGGTTAACCTCCGTAAGTGCCTCAGGTAACCTCCTCGGGTCATGAACTTCGCCAGTGCGCGCTGCTCCAGCAGTGCCGGAGGTACCGGTTCATACAGCGCCTTGGCGGCAAGCAAAGGTTCTACCAGACCAGGTGGCAGGACGGCGTAGCCTAGTCGGAACGCAGCAACCATCGTTTGTGAGAATGAACCGACGTAGATGACTCGCTGTTCACGATCAAGCACTTTGAGGGGTTCAATCGGTCTTCCGCCCCACCGGAATTCGCTGTCGTAATCATCTTCAATAATGACCGCATTCCGCTTCGAGGCCCACGCAAGCAAAGCACGTCTTCTGTCCAATCCCAGCACGGCTCCTGTTGGAAACTGCCGGGTAGGTGTGACAAATAACGTCTGTGCCACCCATGGCTGGGGAATAATACCCGCGGTATCCACATCTGCCGGGATGATGTTCCCACCACAGGACTTAACGGCATGGGCAATGCCCGGATACCCCGGATTCTCCAATACAACCGCTGCCCCCTCTGCAATCAGCAGCTGGGATAGCAGAGTGATGCCTTGCATTGAACCGCTGAACAATACAATCTGTGATGCATCAGCCTGGATGCCACGTGTCCATCTGAGATGGGAGGCGATGGCTTCACGCAGCTCCGGATCACCGGCTGCACCGCTAGGTTCTCGCCAACCACTCCGATGAACAGCAGCGAGCGCACTCTTCCACTCCGCCAACGGGAAATGTTCTGCTGGCATGCGCTGCATTTGGAAATTAATGATGGACGGCTTCGGTGAAGGTATCTGGGCCCGTGGGACATCATGTTGTGTATTCAACATCTGGACTCGTTCGCCCCAGGGAGACAGCCTGAGAACGGCTTCCTGTTTCTCGTTTTCCTGTGTCGATAATGTTTCCGTTACAAATGTACCTCTTCCCCGATGTGCATGGACATAACCATCCGCAAGCAGCATGTCGTATACCTGAGCTACCGAACCACGTGACATCTCATATTGTCTTGCCAGTTCGCGCGTCGAAGGAAGCCTCGTGCCTCCCTCCAGTGTGCCTGCATGAATGGCATCCCGTAACGCATGGTACAATGCCTCATACTTGTATCGATGCTGAAGTTCATAGGTATCCATCGGTAGCCACAATTCCATCGTGCACCTCTCTCCATCCGTCTTCATTCGTGATCCCTGACCAATTGGCCTACTAAAGTGAATGTAAATTGGATCTATTTCATTGTCAATGTATGAACTATGGTTATCCATAAGATATGGCGTTCTATTATATATTTCATTGATGGGGGAATACACATGAGACGGAAAGAATTCACAGTAGATGAAGAACAGGAGATTACCACATTTCTGGATCAGTGCTCCTTCGGGTTTCTGGGAACAGTCAGTCCAGATGGACAACCACGGGTTACACCACTGAATTTTGTCTATATGGACGGTCACTTTTATTTTCACGGCAGTCTGGCTGGCGAGAAGATGAAACAGATTAAGCAGGATTCGTCGGTCAGTTTCACGGTGGCTGAAGAGTTCTCCCTGATTCCATCCTATTTCAGTGATCCCGAGCTTGCTTGTCCAGCGACTTCTTTCTTCAAAAGTGTCATGGCCTTCGGTCAGGCAGAACCGGTTAAGGATCTGGACATCAAAGGCAAGGTACTACAACGCTTCATGGAGAAACTCCAGCCACAAGGCGGATATGTGCCCATTGATGCTACTGACTCGCGTTACACAGGCAACCTCAAAGCTGTAGCCGTTGTAAGAATAGTACCAGAACGAATCAGCGCCAAGTTTAAATTCGGACAAAATCTCTCCAGTGAACGATTCGATCATATCAGTGGTCAACTGGAGCAACGCAATGAGGGACGAGATGCCGAAACCGCTGAGATGATGCGGAAATATTGTCCATTTCATCAGCAATAAGATTCATTTTCAGAGGATTCATCCAAGGATAAATTCAGCTAATTTTCACCTTAAAACCGTCTGCAACAACGCGGTAAAGCGATATAACTGTCATGTTGCGTAATTTCCGTGACGGGGGGATGTCAAGGTGTTATAATGTTAGGCAGTTGAATCCCAAAGACTTGGAAGGATGAAAAGAATGAATCCACTGGCTGAACAGTTGAACGAAAGTATTCAGGCAGGCAGCAGTCACGTCTACTCCATGCTGTCACAGCTCGGCAAAGAAATTTATTTCCCTAAAGAAGGTATCTTGAGTCAATCTGCTGAAGCAGCAAGCTTGGCCAAAACCTATAATGCAACGATTGGTATCGCTCTGGAGGGCGGTGTGCCGATGCATCTTCCGGTTATCCAGGAGAAGCTCTCTGCATTCCAGCCGAAAGATCTTTACCCTTACGCTCCGCCTGCAGGCAAGCCTGAATTGCGGACCGTTTGGAGAGACAAGATGCTGAAGGAAACACCTTCGCTTGAAGGTAAAACGTTCGGTAACCCGATTGTAACCAATGCATTAACCCATGGACTTAGTATCGTAGCCGACCTGTTTGCCGATGAAGGGGACGCTGTCATATATCCGGATAAAAACTGGGAAAATTATGAGCTGACCTTCGGAATTCGTCGTCATGGCCAGTTGGTTCATTATCCCCTGTTCGATGATCAATTGAACTTCAACAGCGAAGGCTTGCTTCAGGCCCTGCTTGATCAGAAGGACAAAGGTAAAGCGATCGTACTGCTCAACTTCCCGAATAATCCTACAGGTTATACGCCTGGAGCCGAAGAAGCAGATGCGATTGTGAGCACGATTCTTCAGGCAGCTGAAGCTGGCGTTAACGTGGTTGCTGTAACAGATGATGCCTACTTCGGGCTGTTCTTCGAAGATTCCATTCATGAATCCCTGTTTGGCAAACTTGCCAATATTCATCCACGTGTTCTGACTGTAAAAGTAGATGGTGCAACCAAGGAAGAATTCGTATGGGGCTTCCGCGTTGGATTCATTACGTATGCCCATGAAGATGCAGCCGTTCTGCACGCATTGGAACAGAAGACACTCGGTATTATCCGGGCAACCATCTCCAGTGGCCCGCATCCTTCCCAGACCTTTGTATTGGATGCGCTCAAAGCACCGGAATTTGAAACACAGAAACAGGAGAAGTTCGAGATTATGAAAGGCCGTGCCAACAAGGTGAAGGCCATTCTCGATAGCGGCAAGTATGAAGATGCATGGGATTATTATCCCTTCAACTCTGGTTACTTCATGTGCCTGAAGCTGAAAGAAGTTGGTGCTGAAGAACTTCGAAGCCACTTGCTGCACAAATACGGTGTCGGTACAATCGCGCTGGGTGAAGCGGATCTGCGAATCGCCTTCTCCTGTATCGAAGAATCCGGATTGGAAGATCTGTATGAAACCATCTATCGTGGAGTTCAGG from Paenibacillus sp. FSL R5-0341 harbors:
- a CDS encoding aminotransferase class I/II-fold pyridoxal phosphate-dependent enzyme — translated: MNPLAEQLNESIQAGSSHVYSMLSQLGKEIYFPKEGILSQSAEAASLAKTYNATIGIALEGGVPMHLPVIQEKLSAFQPKDLYPYAPPAGKPELRTVWRDKMLKETPSLEGKTFGNPIVTNALTHGLSIVADLFADEGDAVIYPDKNWENYELTFGIRRHGQLVHYPLFDDQLNFNSEGLLQALLDQKDKGKAIVLLNFPNNPTGYTPGAEEADAIVSTILQAAEAGVNVVAVTDDAYFGLFFEDSIHESLFGKLANIHPRVLTVKVDGATKEEFVWGFRVGFITYAHEDAAVLHALEQKTLGIIRATISSGPHPSQTFVLDALKAPEFETQKQEKFEIMKGRANKVKAILDSGKYEDAWDYYPFNSGYFMCLKLKEVGAEELRSHLLHKYGVGTIALGEADLRIAFSCIEESGLEDLYETIYRGVQDLQTT
- a CDS encoding AraC family transcriptional regulator, whose product is MLQASPSSFVILPAVAKIVCEPGWKWQKREKPMQNYDLFYVWSGEGTLVLNDQSYEVGKGSCFLFRPGDHPTATHNKQKPLVLTYIHFDVDEPVTDVPQSYREVQETVEFEHLLARYVRLFLSDVYGRDEESRLILKQLMIHLLRADTEEPVEKKVSNQLSDVIQEVANYVRQHPGITHRVEDLAARAGLSPRYFSIKFKELVGSSVQSYIIRMRIERAEHLLVHTGMNVTEVADALGYRDIFFFSRQFKQYTGKSPSEIR
- a CDS encoding YheC/YheD family protein; its protein translation is MPQETIGIMFDSRMYRGIPAGRTGQESLANYEQAAASYGLTPCFLRLEDIDSDRKTCVAYVKKEGKYVRERMPLPSVIHNRSLQLRRAEQHQITKLMLQGIQVFNVRNRYRKDHIHDMLHQDFALREHLPHAVKATPESLTYMMEHYDDLVIKPCSGSIGHGIMRVFQRDGQWKLTCETKAARKGWATFRLSKGQLPSSTLRRIFRHAYLIEERIPLVRYEGRPVDLRVSVQRGSDGLWGITGMFAKAAPAHTFVTNIAQGGKVMKLAEALGAVYSDFDLARLEHRIGFVALRIAQNLAASLPHLADLGLDLGITRSGQIYFIECNGRDQRYGFRKAGMSEHWKTTYSKPMAYGRLLLEQNSRIPRQPQTYDRGSY
- the asd gene encoding archaetidylserine decarboxylase (Phosphatidylserine decarboxylase is synthesized as a single chain precursor. Generation of the pyruvoyl active site from a Ser is coupled to cleavage of a Gly-Ser bond between the larger (beta) and smaller (alpha chains). It is an integral membrane protein.); its protein translation is MAKTLLRLMTELSSRKWISRTVGAFSKSRGSKAFIPYFVRTYDIPVQEAEKDWKEYRSLNDFFTRKLKPGMRPLELSEHALISPVDAKITAAGPISAGTLLNVKGQNYTLAELLNHSPHLEKYKHGYGFVLYLSPRDYHRIHAPVSGRKIESEHIKGKVYPVNDFGLTHMRSVLSRNERLITYIAHDYGEVAVVKVGAMNVSSIQYADTDTSTWAQGDDLAYFEFGSTVVLLTQSGTFEPKPGLQPGDSVKMGALLGRLKPKN
- a CDS encoding PLP-dependent aminotransferase family protein is translated as MELWLPMDTYELQHRYKYEALYHALRDAIHAGTLEGGTRLPSTRELARQYEMSRGSVAQVYDMLLADGYVHAHRGRGTFVTETLSTQENEKQEAVLRLSPWGERVQMLNTQHDVPRAQIPSPKPSIINFQMQRMPAEHFPLAEWKSALAAVHRSGWREPSGAAGDPELREAIASHLRWTRGIQADASQIVLFSGSMQGITLLSQLLIAEGAAVVLENPGYPGIAHAVKSCGGNIIPADVDTAGIIPQPWVAQTLFVTPTRQFPTGAVLGLDRRRALLAWASKRNAVIIEDDYDSEFRWGGRPIEPLKVLDREQRVIYVGSFSQTMVAAFRLGYAVLPPGLVEPLLAAKALYEPVPPALLEQRALAKFMTRGGYLRHLRRLTRLYGERHDFFVREMQLQLPEAFTMQLGDAGLHIYATWNGNVDSYQQFKKLAEEDGILFRDGERYRLTSGHPAACFAFAHLEKEEIIEGIRRMRLAWEKCTFSFQ
- a CDS encoding pyridoxamine 5'-phosphate oxidase family protein; translated protein: MRRKEFTVDEEQEITTFLDQCSFGFLGTVSPDGQPRVTPLNFVYMDGHFYFHGSLAGEKMKQIKQDSSVSFTVAEEFSLIPSYFSDPELACPATSFFKSVMAFGQAEPVKDLDIKGKVLQRFMEKLQPQGGYVPIDATDSRYTGNLKAVAVVRIVPERISAKFKFGQNLSSERFDHISGQLEQRNEGRDAETAEMMRKYCPFHQQ
- a CDS encoding WIAG-tail domain; the protein is MSKNGKKKVLTPKLRHVSPKFKELELTDRRVDPTKSGLIPNRGERLNTDVPAPKSIQDSAEASPESTEVRSATNEPVQEKLADTPKPEPVESVNQEVSAPVVTEKEIQVSSIAPLSLEEQSSKKETKSKDRLEILNQNQMPGHTGHYIYTDDLSEFAVTESRLAPFSVDASKLKPGAVGSEALQDYAVTSIHIADGAIVSAKLAEASVSEEHLIDGSVSGHKIRNASIGGDKIRDGSITSQKLGNQVIDSAKIADGSINTRHLSRLLVTEELIKNHAVTGDKIAISGIETRHLSGGVIHTSKLADDAVTSAKIREGAVTGSKIEEQSIESHHIQSGAVKQAHLAEGIVGRSQLSASSIGSEQIEDGAIQTRHIAENSLSGRHLVDGSIGSAQIRALAIGSEQIGHGEISSEHLVDSAVNSSKLADQSVGTAKLLEQAITASKIADQSIIASKIADEAVQGKHLAKGSIRAEHIANRGITPVHVDNSAIHSIHIASGSIEASHFSAGSVSAEALGEGVVLEKHLAESSVGTFELQDGAVTSAKLADTSVTAEKLGPASVISKALAPGSVTSTHLANGGVTGAHLAQGSVGSEALRPYSVKSEHLTEHSVSTPHLQPGSVHTEAVSRGAITTDKMAPGSVTSAQLAGGSIFPPHLTDHAVTSPKLSPESVSTDKLADLAVTSAKLADGSVTSSKILAESIVAKHIPAGTIRGYHLKQHAVSLEHLADEIRSPELFADGSITGNKLRQGTLSSEHLAADSVTGVELQHGAVSSDHLQPGSVDSIHLAGGSVTSDHLAAQVVNSQHLKEDIIHGDHIVGQAITSQHLTPSSVQTDHLAPLSVTEAHLQPGLISGLHLQAEALGANHLQQGAVQSRHVQDGAILPHHIQERSIGTSHLEEESVSTIILQEESVTRSKLATGGVDGTKIAAGAISSRHLAYESVQSIHIEEGAIRADHIQEGSIGALHLEEEAVSTEHLQDGAVTDSKLADGSVDGSKLAAGAISSVHLADHAIDGSKLAEGAVSSVHLADESVQSSHIEEGAIRADHIQEGSIGALHLEEDAVGTVNLQDGAVAGSKLADGSVDGSKLAPGAISAVHLADRAIDGSKLSDQSITSSHLNAGIVGTAHLSEEIWNAIRQVSADTLEQLAELKRQEAMLEVQQLMQSVGLDNEALFGLDIGNETATNALAGVLELQDQQTQPEFENQYDQQEAQAGAEFSTEWTEEIAESVTDERTQSVVDSVETSSGYAVQVEYNPEPQSITQEHLCDDAVGSNQLQSGAVQAKHLSFQPVRSVSKQPVVQQFGMEAFVLPESEACTEVTVVFEESFASEHYVIVAMSNDRGFQVSLLSQSEDEAVLEVSRTADCKHTYGLLSWIAAGPSQA